Proteins found in one Candidatus Thorarchaeota archaeon genomic segment:
- a CDS encoding aldehyde ferredoxin oxidoreductase family protein: MKGIGGEVLWVDLTEQEIDAQPIDESMVNKFLFGAGFLSKVLFDHIPADANPLSSENVLGIATGLLTGSMFPQASRHLVAALSPLTGIWGESHAAGFWGPELKLAGYDAIIFKGISPEPVYLNIRDDDVALVDANNIWGKDVFETDELLHKRHGKKCRILSIGPAGENLVRFAAIMNDRDRASARSGLGAVMGSKKIKAISVRGTGKIDVADPDNYLKEMDRFHKRMLDNPFTPERAKYGTTNLVEMMQEIGRLPSYNFRQGVFDEYEKISGQKIHDEHLVKARADWCCLQRCGRVTTVREGPYKYTGGAPEFETQSSLGSRCGNENVESVLFGHHLANKYGMDTISLGGTISWAMEAWDEGLLTEEDTEGIDLSWGNDEAIIELTEMIAHREGFGDLLAEGSAKAAEEIGRGTEKFVMAVKKQEIAGQEPRAQKSMGLAAATAARGADHLYAFPVLDEAGFDDEIRERFGEEYLPEMTDRLNPKYKGIMVKECEDYMVVVESVGLCKYGTQIPPEFYYPAVSKALQIHNGIELSEEQLKEIGERIVNINRLFNAMRGITRKDDSLPKRLTEQAAPTGPSKGQTVELDDMLEEYYEERGWDLESGLPTRETLRRLSLEEEMERTGLW; the protein is encoded by the coding sequence ATGAAGGGAATAGGTGGAGAAGTACTTTGGGTTGATCTCACGGAGCAAGAAATAGATGCTCAGCCGATTGACGAATCGATGGTCAATAAATTCCTCTTTGGAGCCGGATTCCTATCCAAGGTTCTCTTCGATCACATCCCAGCAGATGCAAACCCACTGTCTTCAGAGAATGTTTTGGGAATAGCAACTGGTCTCCTAACAGGTTCGATGTTTCCTCAGGCATCTAGACATCTGGTTGCGGCTTTGTCCCCGCTAACAGGAATATGGGGGGAAAGCCATGCAGCTGGGTTCTGGGGCCCGGAGCTGAAACTGGCTGGGTACGATGCTATCATCTTCAAAGGGATCTCGCCCGAACCAGTATACCTGAACATCCGAGACGATGATGTTGCCCTTGTCGATGCAAATAACATCTGGGGGAAGGATGTTTTCGAAACCGACGAATTGCTTCACAAGCGACACGGAAAGAAATGCCGAATACTATCAATTGGACCGGCAGGAGAAAACCTCGTTAGATTCGCCGCCATCATGAATGACAGAGACCGGGCATCAGCAAGATCCGGTCTTGGAGCAGTCATGGGCTCTAAGAAAATCAAAGCAATCAGTGTACGAGGAACCGGAAAAATCGATGTGGCAGACCCAGACAACTATCTCAAGGAAATGGACCGGTTCCACAAGAGGATGCTTGATAATCCCTTTACTCCTGAACGTGCGAAATATGGAACAACGAATCTTGTGGAAATGATGCAGGAAATCGGAAGACTGCCATCCTACAACTTTCGACAAGGAGTATTCGATGAATATGAGAAGATAAGCGGCCAGAAAATCCACGACGAACATCTCGTAAAAGCGAGGGCAGATTGGTGTTGTTTGCAGCGGTGTGGTCGCGTGACCACGGTTCGTGAAGGACCATACAAGTATACCGGAGGAGCACCCGAGTTTGAGACACAGTCTTCTCTAGGTTCCAGATGCGGAAACGAAAATGTGGAGTCAGTTCTGTTCGGTCATCACCTTGCAAACAAATATGGCATGGATACAATCTCTCTCGGTGGGACAATCTCGTGGGCAATGGAAGCATGGGATGAAGGACTCCTAACGGAAGAGGATACTGAAGGAATTGATCTCTCCTGGGGCAATGACGAAGCCATAATCGAGCTTACAGAGATGATAGCTCACAGAGAAGGATTTGGAGACCTCTTAGCAGAAGGGAGCGCGAAAGCTGCAGAGGAGATTGGAAGAGGAACCGAAAAATTCGTCATGGCAGTGAAAAAACAGGAGATAGCGGGTCAGGAACCGCGAGCACAGAAATCCATGGGTCTTGCGGCTGCTACGGCGGCTAGAGGCGCAGACCATCTCTATGCATTTCCTGTCCTAGACGAAGCCGGGTTCGATGATGAAATCAGAGAGCGATTCGGTGAGGAGTATCTTCCTGAAATGACTGATAGGCTTAATCCCAAGTACAAGGGAATAATGGTCAAAGAGTGCGAGGACTACATGGTAGTCGTGGAAAGTGTTGGGCTCTGCAAATATGGAACGCAGATTCCCCCAGAGTTCTATTACCCTGCAGTGTCCAAGGCCCTTCAGATTCACAATGGTATAGAATTATCAGAAGAGCAATTGAAGGAAATAGGAGAACGAATAGTCAATATTAATCGATTGTTCAATGCCATGCGGGGCATAACCAGAAAAGACGATAGTCTACCCAAGAGACTTACAGAACAAGCTGCAC
- a CDS encoding 4Fe-4S dicluster domain-containing protein, which translates to MLSELEFVIGDPQVCTGCMICVNVCSMRFFKTISPARSRARVLRVEPALDFPLFCRNCEDAPCIDACPENAIRRTKKGTVIISEAKCTGTGDCVEACPYAAIKINPDTGKAIKCIQCGECVKRCPVDALQITTREKLQETDPDGEILALHDEHADILYEKEESP; encoded by the coding sequence ATGTTGTCTGAGCTAGAGTTTGTGATAGGGGATCCTCAAGTCTGTACTGGCTGTATGATATGCGTGAATGTATGTAGTATGCGATTCTTCAAGACAATAAGCCCAGCAAGATCGCGTGCAAGAGTATTGCGAGTGGAACCTGCTCTAGATTTCCCGCTCTTCTGTAGGAACTGTGAAGATGCACCTTGTATTGACGCCTGTCCCGAGAATGCTATTCGACGGACAAAGAAAGGGACGGTTATTATCAGTGAAGCAAAGTGCACAGGTACTGGAGATTGTGTGGAAGCCTGTCCGTATGCTGCAATAAAGATTAACCCAGACACAGGAAAAGCAATCAAGTGCATTCAATGTGGCGAATGTGTCAAGCGGTGCCCGGTTGATGCCCTTCAAATCACAACACGTGAGAAGCTTCAAGAAACGGACCCTGATGGAGAAATATTAGCTCTCCATGATGAGCATGCAGACATTCTTTACGAAAAGGAGGAATCACCATAA
- a CDS encoding dihydroorotase family protein translates to MSNQADLVIKNSRLLLESGLTRGGLAVKKGKISAIATDEHLPDGKEVIDAEGNIVMPGLIDAHAHIHDPDMLSHEDFTTGSRAAAAGGVTTVIDMPLVSQVDTPDALQKKVEAGESMSIIDFSFTAGMMYSENVKIVKMMLEEGVAAFKAFTGEPFPADAGVMIRLLSEASEYGAQITVHAEDPGILREFSNDMEGEWDAPISHSLSRPVIAEHLAISQLVDIAKRTGGHLHIAHVTSDAGIREIERGRKESVMVTTEVCPHHLMFHRDQMNRLGVKSKMNPPLRTKRDKSALWSALLRGTIDITVSDHAPCPIEKKEAGTHDIREAWAGVDGTQMILRVLLSEGINSGRLPYSTLLHVASRNPARIFGLYPKKGVLRIGSDADLVIINPTKKEKINPEMMFSKCGWTLYDGLEMTGAPEMTFVRGEMVFKENRTTIRPGHGEFQQMGLSNKHLGGANVV, encoded by the coding sequence TTGAGCAATCAGGCTGACCTAGTAATCAAGAATTCCCGCCTTCTCTTAGAATCTGGATTAACGAGAGGGGGGCTTGCAGTAAAGAAGGGCAAGATTTCCGCCATAGCAACAGACGAACATCTTCCAGACGGCAAGGAGGTCATTGATGCCGAAGGAAATATTGTAATGCCGGGTTTGATTGATGCTCATGCCCATATTCACGACCCGGATATGCTAAGCCATGAGGATTTCACTACTGGCTCAAGGGCTGCTGCTGCAGGAGGAGTCACAACGGTCATTGACATGCCACTTGTAAGCCAAGTCGATACACCAGACGCCCTCCAGAAGAAAGTAGAAGCGGGTGAATCGATGTCCATCATTGATTTCTCGTTTACCGCGGGAATGATGTACTCCGAGAATGTCAAAATAGTTAAGATGATGCTTGAAGAAGGGGTAGCTGCTTTCAAGGCGTTTACAGGAGAGCCGTTTCCAGCCGATGCTGGTGTAATGATACGATTACTCAGTGAAGCATCTGAATACGGAGCTCAAATCACTGTACATGCAGAAGACCCAGGGATCCTCAGAGAGTTTTCCAATGACATGGAAGGAGAATGGGATGCTCCGATAAGCCATTCACTCTCACGCCCAGTTATCGCTGAACATCTTGCAATCTCTCAGCTTGTAGACATTGCGAAAAGAACAGGAGGTCATTTGCACATAGCACACGTGACTAGTGACGCAGGAATCAGGGAAATCGAAAGAGGAAGAAAAGAAAGTGTGATGGTCACAACAGAAGTCTGTCCTCATCACCTGATGTTTCACAGAGATCAGATGAACAGGCTCGGCGTCAAAAGTAAGATGAACCCTCCTCTCAGAACCAAACGTGATAAATCAGCGCTTTGGTCAGCATTGCTTAGGGGAACAATCGATATTACCGTGAGTGATCATGCACCCTGTCCAATAGAAAAGAAAGAAGCAGGAACACATGACATCAGAGAGGCTTGGGCAGGTGTTGATGGAACACAAATGATTCTACGTGTGCTTCTATCCGAAGGTATCAATAGTGGACGGTTACCATATTCCACACTCTTGCATGTTGCTTCCAGAAATCCAGCAAGAATATTCGGCCTTTATCCGAAGAAGGGAGTACTAAGAATTGGGTCTGATGCTGATCTGGTCATCATCAATCCAACCAAGAAGGAGAAGATAAACCCTGAAATGATGTTTTCAAAATGCGGATGGACATTATATGATGGCCTTGAAATGACTGGAGCTCCAGAAATGACATTCGTCAGGGGTGAAATGGTTTTCAAAGAGAACAGAACAACCATCAGACCAGGCCATGGAGAATTCCAACAAATGGGATTATCTAACAAGCATTTAGGAGGGGCAAATGTTGTCTGA